A region from the Bactrocera dorsalis isolate Fly_Bdor chromosome 1, ASM2337382v1, whole genome shotgun sequence genome encodes:
- the LOC105224202 gene encoding basic proline-rich protein isoform X34, whose translation MKLFVLLLALAATGAHADVSHLSSDLQEDGYHYKQPSVPFPAPPSGNGIDDVQYQPRPQPQPQPRPQPQPRPQPSYPAPSQPSYPAPRPQPQPQPQPSYPAPGPQPQPQPQPSYPAPRPQPQPQPRPQPSYPAPSQPQPRPQPSYPAPSQPTQPGPRPQPQPGRPAPSPQPGPEYLPPDQPQQPRPRPQPQPRPQPQPQPSYPSPRPQPQPQPQPQPQPQPQPSYPAPRPQPQPQPRPQPQPRPQQPGQPKPGPEYIPPAGPTTGPTYQPRPQQPTPGPTYQPRPQQPTPGPTYQPRPQQPTPGPTYQPRPQQPTPGPTYQPRPQQPTPGPTYQPRPQQPTPGPTYQPRPQPQPKPSQPAKPGPEYLPPPGENEVGPKQPAPRPQPQPRPSQPSQPAPRPSYPAPKPSYPALQPSYPGGPSGPGGPQGPGGPGGPSGPQGPGGPGGPSGSYGPGGPSGPSGPGGPGGSYPGGPSGPQGPGGSYGPGGPGGPSGPGSPQGPGGPSGPGGPSGSYGPGGPGGPTGPSGPEAGSLGPDGYNYNKPSRPFSY comes from the exons ATG AAATTATTTGTACTACTGCTGGCACTAGCTGCCACTGGTGCGCATGCTGATGTCTCACACTTGAGTAGCGACTTACAGGAGGATGGTTATCATTATAAGCAGCCTTCGGTGCCTTTCCCAGCACCCCCTTCGGGCAATGGCATAGATGATGTACAATATCAACCAAGACCACAGCCACAGCCGCAGCCACGTCCACAGCCGCAACCAAGGCCACAACCTTCATATCCAGCACCCTCACAGCCATCGTATCCAGCACCACGCCCACAGCCACAGCCACAACCACAGCCGTCGTATCCAGCGCCAGGCCCACAGCCGCAGCCACAACCACAGCCATCATATCCAGCACCGCGCCCACAGCCACAACCCCAACCAAGACCACAACCTTCATATCCCGCTCCATCACAGCCACAACCTCGGCCTCAACCTTCATATCCAGCACCCTCACAGCCAACACAGCCCGGACCTCGTCCACAACCTCAACCTGGTCGTCCAGCGCCATCACCACAGCCAGGACCGGAATATTTGCCTCCCGATCAACCACAGCAGCCAAGACCTCGTCCTCAACCACAGCCACGTCCACAACCTCAACCTCAACCCTCATATCCTTCCCCAAGGcctcaacctcaacctcaaccCCAACCTCAGCCTCAGCCACAACCACAGCCCTCATATCCTGCTCCGCGTCCTCAACCTCAGCCTCAACCACGACCACAGCCTCAACCGCGTCCACAACAGCCAGGTCAGCCAAAACCTGGTCCTGAGTATATACCCCCAGCAGGGCCAACTACTGGTCCAACTTATCAACCACGACCACAACAACCCACTCCTGGCCCAACTTATCAACCACGACCACAACAACCCACACCTGGCCCAACTTATCAACCACGACCACAACAACCAACTCCTGGTCCAACTTATCAACCACGACCACAACAACCCACTCCTGGTCCAACTTATCAACCACGGCCACAACAACCCACTCCCGGACCAACTTATCAACCACGGCCACAGCAACCCACTCCGGGACCAACATACCAACCGCGTCCACAACCACAGCCAAAACCATCACAGCCTGCCAAACCAGGTCCAGAATATTTGCCACCACCTGGTGAAAATGAAGTAGGCCCTAAACAGCCGGCACCTCGTCCACAACCACAACCGCGTCCATCGCAACCTAGTCAACCGGCACCTCGACCAAGCTATCCAGCACCAAAACCTTCATACCCTGCTCTTCAGCCTAGTTATCCAGGAGGCCCCAGCGGTCCAGGAGGTCCACAAGGCCCAGGTGGACCCGGCGGTCCAAGTGGCCCACAAGGTCCAGGTGGTCCAGGAGGCCCAAGCGGTTCATATGGTCCAGGTGGTCCAAGCGGTCCAAGTGGTCCAGGAGGTCCAGGCGGTTCATATCCAGGTGGTCCAAGTGGTCCACAAG GCCCAGGCGGTTCATATGGTCCAGGAGGACCAGGTGGTCCAAGCGGTCCAGGAAGTCCACAAGGCCCAGGTGGTCCAAGTGGTCCAGGAGGTCCAAGCGGTTCATATGGTCCAGGCGGCCCTGGGGGACCAACAGGACCCAGCGGTCCCGAGGCGGGATCTCTCGGACCTGATGGTTATAACTACAACAAACCATCTAGACCCTTCTCATATTAA
- the LOC105224202 gene encoding basic proline-rich protein isoform X43, giving the protein MKLFVLLLALAATGAHADVSHLSSDLQEDGYHYKQPSVPFPAPPSGNGIDDVQYQPRPQPQPQPRPQPQPRPQPSYPAPSQPSYPAPRPQPQPQPQPSYPAPGPQPQPQPQPSYPAPRPQPQPQPRPQPSYPAPSQPQPRPQPSYPAPSQPTQPGPRPQPQPGRPAPSPQPGPEYLPPDQPQQPRPRPQPQPRPQPQPQPSYPSPRPQPQPQPQPQPQPQPQPSYPAPRPQPQPQPRPQPQPRPQQPGQPKPGPEYIPPAGPTTGPTYQPRPQQPTPGPTYQPRPQQPTPGPTYQPRPQQPTPGPTYQPRPQQPTPGPTYQPRPQQPTPGPTYQPRPQQPTPGPTYQPRPQPQPKPSQPAKPGPEYLPPPGENEVGPKQPAPRPQPQPRPSQPSQPAPRPSYPAPKPSYPALQPSYPGGPSGPGGPQGPGGPGGPSGPGGPQGPGGSYGPGGPGGPSGPGSPQGPGGPSGPGGPSGSYGPGGPGGPTGPSGPEAGSLGPDGYNYNKPSRPFSY; this is encoded by the exons ATG AAATTATTTGTACTACTGCTGGCACTAGCTGCCACTGGTGCGCATGCTGATGTCTCACACTTGAGTAGCGACTTACAGGAGGATGGTTATCATTATAAGCAGCCTTCGGTGCCTTTCCCAGCACCCCCTTCGGGCAATGGCATAGATGATGTACAATATCAACCAAGACCACAGCCACAGCCGCAGCCACGTCCACAGCCGCAACCAAGGCCACAACCTTCATATCCAGCACCCTCACAGCCATCGTATCCAGCACCACGCCCACAGCCACAGCCACAACCACAGCCGTCGTATCCAGCGCCAGGCCCACAGCCGCAGCCACAACCACAGCCATCATATCCAGCACCGCGCCCACAGCCACAACCCCAACCAAGACCACAACCTTCATATCCCGCTCCATCACAGCCACAACCTCGGCCTCAACCTTCATATCCAGCACCCTCACAGCCAACACAGCCCGGACCTCGTCCACAACCTCAACCTGGTCGTCCAGCGCCATCACCACAGCCAGGACCGGAATATTTGCCTCCCGATCAACCACAGCAGCCAAGACCTCGTCCTCAACCACAGCCACGTCCACAACCTCAACCTCAACCCTCATATCCTTCCCCAAGGcctcaacctcaacctcaaccCCAACCTCAGCCTCAGCCACAACCACAGCCCTCATATCCTGCTCCGCGTCCTCAACCTCAGCCTCAACCACGACCACAGCCTCAACCGCGTCCACAACAGCCAGGTCAGCCAAAACCTGGTCCTGAGTATATACCCCCAGCAGGGCCAACTACTGGTCCAACTTATCAACCACGACCACAACAACCCACTCCTGGCCCAACTTATCAACCACGACCACAACAACCCACACCTGGCCCAACTTATCAACCACGACCACAACAACCAACTCCTGGTCCAACTTATCAACCACGACCACAACAACCCACTCCTGGTCCAACTTATCAACCACGGCCACAACAACCCACTCCCGGACCAACTTATCAACCACGGCCACAGCAACCCACTCCGGGACCAACATACCAACCGCGTCCACAACCACAGCCAAAACCATCACAGCCTGCCAAACCAGGTCCAGAATATTTGCCACCACCTGGTGAAAATGAAGTAGGCCCTAAACAGCCGGCACCTCGTCCACAACCACAACCGCGTCCATCGCAACCTAGTCAACCGGCACCTCGACCAAGCTATCCAGCACCAAAACCTTCATACCCTGCTCTTCAGCCTAGTTATCCAGGAGGCCCCAGCGGTCCAGGAGGTCCACAAGGCCCAG GTGGACCAGGCGGTCCAAGCGGTCCAGGAGGCCCACAAGGCCCAGGCGGTTCATATGGTCCAGGAGGACCAGGTGGTCCAAGCGGTCCAGGAAGTCCACAAGGCCCAGGTGGTCCAAGTGGTCCAGGAGGTCCAAGCGGTTCATATGGTCCAGGCGGCCCTGGGGGACCAACAGGACCCAGCGGTCCCGAGGCGGGATCTCTCGGACCTGATGGTTATAACTACAACAAACCATCTAGACCCTTCTCATATTAA
- the LOC105224202 gene encoding basic proline-rich protein isoform X25, translated as MKLFVLLLALAATGAHADVSHLSSDLQEDGYHYKQPSVPFPAPPSGNGIDDVQYQPRPQPQPQPRPQPQPRPQPSYPAPSQPSYPAPRPQPQPQPQPSYPAPGPQPQPQPQPSYPAPRPQPQPQPRPQPSYPAPSQPQPRPQPSYPAPSQPTQPGPRPQPQPGRPAPSPQPGPEYLPPDQPQQPRPRPQPQPRPQPQPQPSYPSPRPQPQPQPQPQPQPQPQPSYPAPRPQPQPQPRPQPQPRPQQPGQPKPGPEYIPPAGPTTGPTYQPRPQQPTPGPTYQPRPQQPTPGPTYQPRPQQPTPGPTYQPRPQQPTPGPTYQPRPQQPTPGPTYQPRPQQPTPGPTYQPRPQPQPKPSQPAKPGPEYLPPPGENEVGPKQPAPRPQPQPRPSQPSQPAPRPSYPAPKPSYPALQPSYPGGPSGPGGPQGPGGPGGPSGPQGPGGPGGPGGSYGPGGPSGPGGPQGPGGAGGPDGSYRPGGPSGPGGPQGPGGPGGPGGSYGPGGPSGPGGPQGPGGPGGPSGPGGPQGPGGSYGPGGPGGPSGPGSPQGPGGPSGPGGPSGSYGPGGPGGPTGPSGPEAGSLGPDGYNYNKPSRPFSY; from the exons ATG AAATTATTTGTACTACTGCTGGCACTAGCTGCCACTGGTGCGCATGCTGATGTCTCACACTTGAGTAGCGACTTACAGGAGGATGGTTATCATTATAAGCAGCCTTCGGTGCCTTTCCCAGCACCCCCTTCGGGCAATGGCATAGATGATGTACAATATCAACCAAGACCACAGCCACAGCCGCAGCCACGTCCACAGCCGCAACCAAGGCCACAACCTTCATATCCAGCACCCTCACAGCCATCGTATCCAGCACCACGCCCACAGCCACAGCCACAACCACAGCCGTCGTATCCAGCGCCAGGCCCACAGCCGCAGCCACAACCACAGCCATCATATCCAGCACCGCGCCCACAGCCACAACCCCAACCAAGACCACAACCTTCATATCCCGCTCCATCACAGCCACAACCTCGGCCTCAACCTTCATATCCAGCACCCTCACAGCCAACACAGCCCGGACCTCGTCCACAACCTCAACCTGGTCGTCCAGCGCCATCACCACAGCCAGGACCGGAATATTTGCCTCCCGATCAACCACAGCAGCCAAGACCTCGTCCTCAACCACAGCCACGTCCACAACCTCAACCTCAACCCTCATATCCTTCCCCAAGGcctcaacctcaacctcaaccCCAACCTCAGCCTCAGCCACAACCACAGCCCTCATATCCTGCTCCGCGTCCTCAACCTCAGCCTCAACCACGACCACAGCCTCAACCGCGTCCACAACAGCCAGGTCAGCCAAAACCTGGTCCTGAGTATATACCCCCAGCAGGGCCAACTACTGGTCCAACTTATCAACCACGACCACAACAACCCACTCCTGGCCCAACTTATCAACCACGACCACAACAACCCACACCTGGCCCAACTTATCAACCACGACCACAACAACCAACTCCTGGTCCAACTTATCAACCACGACCACAACAACCCACTCCTGGTCCAACTTATCAACCACGGCCACAACAACCCACTCCCGGACCAACTTATCAACCACGGCCACAGCAACCCACTCCGGGACCAACATACCAACCGCGTCCACAACCACAGCCAAAACCATCACAGCCTGCCAAACCAGGTCCAGAATATTTGCCACCACCTGGTGAAAATGAAGTAGGCCCTAAACAGCCGGCACCTCGTCCACAACCACAACCGCGTCCATCGCAACCTAGTCAACCGGCACCTCGACCAAGCTATCCAGCACCAAAACCTTCATACCCTGCTCTTCAGCCTAGTTATCCAGGAGGCCCCAGCGGTCCAGGAGGTCCACAAGGCCCAGGTGGACCCGGCGGTCCAAGTGGCCCACAAG GCCCAGGTGGTCCAGGAGGTCCAGGCGGTTCATATGGTCCAGGTGGTCCCAGCGGTCCAGGAGGTCCACAAGGCCCAGGTGGTGCAGGAGGCCCAGATGGTTCATATCGTCCAGGTGGTCCCAGCGGTCCAGGAGGTCCACAAG GCCCAGGTGGTCCAGGAGGCCCAGGTGGTTCATATGGTCCAGGTGGCCCCAGCGGTCCAGGAGGTCCACAAGGCCCAGGTGGACCAGGCGGTCCAAGCGGTCCAGGAGGCCCACAAGGCCCAGGCGGTTCATATGGTCCAGGAGGACCAGGTGGTCCAAGCGGTCCAGGAAGTCCACAAGGCCCAGGTGGTCCAAGTGGTCCAGGAGGTCCAAGCGGTTCATATGGTCCAGGCGGCCCTGGGGGACCAACAGGACCCAGCGGTCCCGAGGCGGGATCTCTCGGACCTGATGGTTATAACTACAACAAACCATCTAGACCCTTCTCATATTAA
- the LOC105224202 gene encoding basic proline-rich protein isoform X13: MKLFVLLLALAATGAHADVSHLSSDLQEDGYHYKQPSVPFPAPPSGNGIDDVQYQPRPQPQPQPRPQPQPRPQPSYPAPSQPSYPAPRPQPQPQPQPSYPAPGPQPQPQPQPSYPAPRPQPQPQPRPQPSYPAPSQPQPRPQPSYPAPSQPTQPGPRPQPQPGRPAPSPQPGPEYLPPDQPQQPRPRPQPQPRPQPQPQPSYPSPRPQPQPQPQPQPQPQPQPSYPAPRPQPQPQPRPQPQPRPQQPGQPKPGPEYIPPAGPTTGPTYQPRPQQPTPGPTYQPRPQQPTPGPTYQPRPQQPTPGPTYQPRPQQPTPGPTYQPRPQQPTPGPTYQPRPQQPTPGPTYQPRPQPQPKPSQPAKPGPEYLPPPGENEVGPKQPAPRPQPQPRPSQPSQPAPRPSYPAPKPSYPALQPSYPGGPSGPGGPQGPGGPGGPSGPQGPGGPGGPSGSYGPGGPSGPSGPGGPGGSYPGGPSGPQGPSGPSGPGGPQGPGGPCGPSGSGGPQGPGGPSGSYGPGGPCGPSGPGGPQGPGGPGGPGGSYGPGGPSGPGGPQGPGGAGGPDGSYRPGGPSGPGGPQGPGGSYGPGGPGGPSGPGSPQGPGGPSGPGGPSGSYGPGGPGGPTGPSGPEAGSLGPDGYNYNKPSRPFSY, translated from the exons ATG AAATTATTTGTACTACTGCTGGCACTAGCTGCCACTGGTGCGCATGCTGATGTCTCACACTTGAGTAGCGACTTACAGGAGGATGGTTATCATTATAAGCAGCCTTCGGTGCCTTTCCCAGCACCCCCTTCGGGCAATGGCATAGATGATGTACAATATCAACCAAGACCACAGCCACAGCCGCAGCCACGTCCACAGCCGCAACCAAGGCCACAACCTTCATATCCAGCACCCTCACAGCCATCGTATCCAGCACCACGCCCACAGCCACAGCCACAACCACAGCCGTCGTATCCAGCGCCAGGCCCACAGCCGCAGCCACAACCACAGCCATCATATCCAGCACCGCGCCCACAGCCACAACCCCAACCAAGACCACAACCTTCATATCCCGCTCCATCACAGCCACAACCTCGGCCTCAACCTTCATATCCAGCACCCTCACAGCCAACACAGCCCGGACCTCGTCCACAACCTCAACCTGGTCGTCCAGCGCCATCACCACAGCCAGGACCGGAATATTTGCCTCCCGATCAACCACAGCAGCCAAGACCTCGTCCTCAACCACAGCCACGTCCACAACCTCAACCTCAACCCTCATATCCTTCCCCAAGGcctcaacctcaacctcaaccCCAACCTCAGCCTCAGCCACAACCACAGCCCTCATATCCTGCTCCGCGTCCTCAACCTCAGCCTCAACCACGACCACAGCCTCAACCGCGTCCACAACAGCCAGGTCAGCCAAAACCTGGTCCTGAGTATATACCCCCAGCAGGGCCAACTACTGGTCCAACTTATCAACCACGACCACAACAACCCACTCCTGGCCCAACTTATCAACCACGACCACAACAACCCACACCTGGCCCAACTTATCAACCACGACCACAACAACCAACTCCTGGTCCAACTTATCAACCACGACCACAACAACCCACTCCTGGTCCAACTTATCAACCACGGCCACAACAACCCACTCCCGGACCAACTTATCAACCACGGCCACAGCAACCCACTCCGGGACCAACATACCAACCGCGTCCACAACCACAGCCAAAACCATCACAGCCTGCCAAACCAGGTCCAGAATATTTGCCACCACCTGGTGAAAATGAAGTAGGCCCTAAACAGCCGGCACCTCGTCCACAACCACAACCGCGTCCATCGCAACCTAGTCAACCGGCACCTCGACCAAGCTATCCAGCACCAAAACCTTCATACCCTGCTCTTCAGCCTAGTTATCCAGGAGGCCCCAGCGGTCCAGGAGGTCCACAAGGCCCAGGTGGACCCGGCGGTCCAAGTGGCCCACAAGGTCCAGGTGGTCCAGGAGGCCCAAGCGGTTCATATGGTCCAGGTGGTCCAAGCGGTCCAAGTGGTCCAGGAGGTCCAGGCGGTTCATATCCAGGTGGTCCAAGTGGTCCACAAGGTCCAAGTGGTCCTAGTGGTCCAGGAGGTCCACAAGGCCCAGGAGGACCATGTGGTCCTAGCGGTTCAGGTGGTCCACAAGGTCCAGGAGGACCAAGCGGTTCATATGGTCCAGGAGGTCCATGTGGTCCCAGCGGTCCAGGAGGCCCACAAGGCCCAGGTGGTCCAGGAGGTCCAGGCGGTTCATATGGTCCAGGTGGTCCCAGCGGTCCAGGAGGTCCACAAGGCCCAGGTGGTGCAGGAGGCCCAGATGGTTCATATCGTCCAGGTGGTCCCAGCGGTCCAGGAGGTCCACAAG GCCCAGGCGGTTCATATGGTCCAGGAGGACCAGGTGGTCCAAGCGGTCCAGGAAGTCCACAAGGCCCAGGTGGTCCAAGTGGTCCAGGAGGTCCAAGCGGTTCATATGGTCCAGGCGGCCCTGGGGGACCAACAGGACCCAGCGGTCCCGAGGCGGGATCTCTCGGACCTGATGGTTATAACTACAACAAACCATCTAGACCCTTCTCATATTAA
- the LOC105224202 gene encoding basic proline-rich protein isoform X2, which translates to MKLFVLLLALAATGAHADVSHLSSDLQEDGYHYKQPSVPFPAPPSGNGIDDVQYQPRPQPQPQPRPQPQPRPQPSYPAPSQPSYPAPRPQPQPQPQPSYPAPGPQPQPQPQPSYPAPRPQPQPQPRPQPSYPAPSQPQPRPQPSYPAPSQPTQPGPRPQPQPGRPAPSPQPGPEYLPPDQPQQPRPRPQPQPRPQPQPQPSYPSPRPQPQPQPQPQPQPQPQPSYPAPRPQPQPQPRPQPQPRPQQPGQPKPGPEYIPPAGPTTGPTYQPRPQQPTPGPTYQPRPQQPTPGPTYQPRPQQPTPGPTYQPRPQQPTPGPTYQPRPQQPTPGPTYQPRPQQPTPGPTYQPRPQPQPKPSQPAKPGPEYLPPPGENEVGPKQPAPRPQPQPRPSQPSQPAPRPSYPAPKPSYPALQPSYPGGPSGPGGPQGPGGPGGPSGPQGPGGPGGPSGSYGPGGPSGPSGPGGPGGSYPGGPSGPQGPSGPSGPGGPQGPGGPCGPSGSGGPQGPGGPSGSYGPGGPCGPSGPGGPQGPGGPGGPGGSYGPGGPSGPGGPQGPGGAGGPDGSYRPGGPSGPGGPQGPGGSYGPGGPSGPGGPQGPGGPGGPSGPGGPQGPGGSYGPGGPGGPSGPGSPQGPGGPSGPGGPSGSYGPGGPGGPTGPSGPEAGSLGPDGYNYNKPSRPFSY; encoded by the exons ATG AAATTATTTGTACTACTGCTGGCACTAGCTGCCACTGGTGCGCATGCTGATGTCTCACACTTGAGTAGCGACTTACAGGAGGATGGTTATCATTATAAGCAGCCTTCGGTGCCTTTCCCAGCACCCCCTTCGGGCAATGGCATAGATGATGTACAATATCAACCAAGACCACAGCCACAGCCGCAGCCACGTCCACAGCCGCAACCAAGGCCACAACCTTCATATCCAGCACCCTCACAGCCATCGTATCCAGCACCACGCCCACAGCCACAGCCACAACCACAGCCGTCGTATCCAGCGCCAGGCCCACAGCCGCAGCCACAACCACAGCCATCATATCCAGCACCGCGCCCACAGCCACAACCCCAACCAAGACCACAACCTTCATATCCCGCTCCATCACAGCCACAACCTCGGCCTCAACCTTCATATCCAGCACCCTCACAGCCAACACAGCCCGGACCTCGTCCACAACCTCAACCTGGTCGTCCAGCGCCATCACCACAGCCAGGACCGGAATATTTGCCTCCCGATCAACCACAGCAGCCAAGACCTCGTCCTCAACCACAGCCACGTCCACAACCTCAACCTCAACCCTCATATCCTTCCCCAAGGcctcaacctcaacctcaaccCCAACCTCAGCCTCAGCCACAACCACAGCCCTCATATCCTGCTCCGCGTCCTCAACCTCAGCCTCAACCACGACCACAGCCTCAACCGCGTCCACAACAGCCAGGTCAGCCAAAACCTGGTCCTGAGTATATACCCCCAGCAGGGCCAACTACTGGTCCAACTTATCAACCACGACCACAACAACCCACTCCTGGCCCAACTTATCAACCACGACCACAACAACCCACACCTGGCCCAACTTATCAACCACGACCACAACAACCAACTCCTGGTCCAACTTATCAACCACGACCACAACAACCCACTCCTGGTCCAACTTATCAACCACGGCCACAACAACCCACTCCCGGACCAACTTATCAACCACGGCCACAGCAACCCACTCCGGGACCAACATACCAACCGCGTCCACAACCACAGCCAAAACCATCACAGCCTGCCAAACCAGGTCCAGAATATTTGCCACCACCTGGTGAAAATGAAGTAGGCCCTAAACAGCCGGCACCTCGTCCACAACCACAACCGCGTCCATCGCAACCTAGTCAACCGGCACCTCGACCAAGCTATCCAGCACCAAAACCTTCATACCCTGCTCTTCAGCCTAGTTATCCAGGAGGCCCCAGCGGTCCAGGAGGTCCACAAGGCCCAGGTGGACCCGGCGGTCCAAGTGGCCCACAAGGTCCAGGTGGTCCAGGAGGCCCAAGCGGTTCATATGGTCCAGGTGGTCCAAGCGGTCCAAGTGGTCCAGGAGGTCCAGGCGGTTCATATCCAGGTGGTCCAAGTGGTCCACAAGGTCCAAGTGGTCCTAGTGGTCCAGGAGGTCCACAAGGCCCAGGAGGACCATGTGGTCCTAGCGGTTCAGGTGGTCCACAAGGTCCAGGAGGACCAAGCGGTTCATATGGTCCAGGAGGTCCATGTGGTCCCAGCGGTCCAGGAGGCCCACAAGGCCCAGGTGGTCCAGGAGGTCCAGGCGGTTCATATGGTCCAGGTGGTCCCAGCGGTCCAGGAGGTCCACAAGGCCCAGGTGGTGCAGGAGGCCCAGATGGTTCATATCGTCCAGGTGGTCCCAGCGGTCCAGGAGGTCCACAAG GCCCAGGTGGTTCATATGGTCCAGGTGGCCCCAGCGGTCCAGGAGGTCCACAAGGCCCAGGTGGACCAGGCGGTCCAAGCGGTCCAGGAGGCCCACAAGGCCCAGGCGGTTCATATGGTCCAGGAGGACCAGGTGGTCCAAGCGGTCCAGGAAGTCCACAAGGCCCAGGTGGTCCAAGTGGTCCAGGAGGTCCAAGCGGTTCATATGGTCCAGGCGGCCCTGGGGGACCAACAGGACCCAGCGGTCCCGAGGCGGGATCTCTCGGACCTGATGGTTATAACTACAACAAACCATCTAGACCCTTCTCATATTAA
- the LOC105224202 gene encoding basic proline-rich protein isoform X42, with translation MKLFVLLLALAATGAHADVSHLSSDLQEDGYHYKQPSVPFPAPPSGNGIDDVQYQPRPQPQPQPRPQPQPRPQPSYPAPSQPSYPAPRPQPQPQPQPSYPAPGPQPQPQPQPSYPAPRPQPQPQPRPQPSYPAPSQPQPRPQPSYPAPSQPTQPGPRPQPQPGRPAPSPQPGPEYLPPDQPQQPRPRPQPQPRPQPQPQPSYPSPRPQPQPQPQPQPQPQPQPSYPAPRPQPQPQPRPQPQPRPQQPGQPKPGPEYIPPAGPTTGPTYQPRPQQPTPGPTYQPRPQQPTPGPTYQPRPQQPTPGPTYQPRPQQPTPGPTYQPRPQQPTPGPTYQPRPQQPTPGPTYQPRPQPQPKPSQPAKPGPEYLPPPGENEVGPKQPAPRPQPQPRPSQPSQPAPRPSYPAPKPSYPALQPSYPGGPSGPGGPQGPGGPGGPSGPQGPGGPGGPGGSYGPGGPGGPSGPGSPQGPGGPSGPGGPSGSYGPGGPGGPTGPSGPEAGSLGPDGYNYNKPSRPFSY, from the exons ATG AAATTATTTGTACTACTGCTGGCACTAGCTGCCACTGGTGCGCATGCTGATGTCTCACACTTGAGTAGCGACTTACAGGAGGATGGTTATCATTATAAGCAGCCTTCGGTGCCTTTCCCAGCACCCCCTTCGGGCAATGGCATAGATGATGTACAATATCAACCAAGACCACAGCCACAGCCGCAGCCACGTCCACAGCCGCAACCAAGGCCACAACCTTCATATCCAGCACCCTCACAGCCATCGTATCCAGCACCACGCCCACAGCCACAGCCACAACCACAGCCGTCGTATCCAGCGCCAGGCCCACAGCCGCAGCCACAACCACAGCCATCATATCCAGCACCGCGCCCACAGCCACAACCCCAACCAAGACCACAACCTTCATATCCCGCTCCATCACAGCCACAACCTCGGCCTCAACCTTCATATCCAGCACCCTCACAGCCAACACAGCCCGGACCTCGTCCACAACCTCAACCTGGTCGTCCAGCGCCATCACCACAGCCAGGACCGGAATATTTGCCTCCCGATCAACCACAGCAGCCAAGACCTCGTCCTCAACCACAGCCACGTCCACAACCTCAACCTCAACCCTCATATCCTTCCCCAAGGcctcaacctcaacctcaaccCCAACCTCAGCCTCAGCCACAACCACAGCCCTCATATCCTGCTCCGCGTCCTCAACCTCAGCCTCAACCACGACCACAGCCTCAACCGCGTCCACAACAGCCAGGTCAGCCAAAACCTGGTCCTGAGTATATACCCCCAGCAGGGCCAACTACTGGTCCAACTTATCAACCACGACCACAACAACCCACTCCTGGCCCAACTTATCAACCACGACCACAACAACCCACACCTGGCCCAACTTATCAACCACGACCACAACAACCAACTCCTGGTCCAACTTATCAACCACGACCACAACAACCCACTCCTGGTCCAACTTATCAACCACGGCCACAACAACCCACTCCCGGACCAACTTATCAACCACGGCCACAGCAACCCACTCCGGGACCAACATACCAACCGCGTCCACAACCACAGCCAAAACCATCACAGCCTGCCAAACCAGGTCCAGAATATTTGCCACCACCTGGTGAAAATGAAGTAGGCCCTAAACAGCCGGCACCTCGTCCACAACCACAACCGCGTCCATCGCAACCTAGTCAACCGGCACCTCGACCAAGCTATCCAGCACCAAAACCTTCATACCCTGCTCTTCAGCCTAGTTATCCAGGAGGCCCCAGCGGTCCAGGAGGTCCACAAGGCCCAGGTGGACCCGGCGGTCCAAGTGGCCCACAAG GCCCAGGTGGTCCAGGAG GCCCAGGCGGTTCATATGGTCCAGGAGGACCAGGTGGTCCAAGCGGTCCAGGAAGTCCACAAGGCCCAGGTGGTCCAAGTGGTCCAGGAGGTCCAAGCGGTTCATATGGTCCAGGCGGCCCTGGGGGACCAACAGGACCCAGCGGTCCCGAGGCGGGATCTCTCGGACCTGATGGTTATAACTACAACAAACCATCTAGACCCTTCTCATATTAA